The nucleotide sequence CACGCTTCGGTTCCGGTCACGGGAAAACGTTCTGGGGATGGAGGCGCTGGGCCTCCTACGCCGTGCGTGCCGCCACGACTATTTCTGTCGGCGAAATTGACTAATTTGAGGCGAAAATATTTCGTAAACTAAACTATTTTTTAAATATTTCACACTGTTAATTTTTTTGTGCAGCGTTCAACAGTAAGGCGCTGAATTTTAATGTGTAACTTCTTACAACTAGACGTTGCACAGGTGTGGTGTCTTAGTGTTAGACACTGCCCAATAGAATACATCGACTTACTGTCAGACGCCCCATATTATGGGTCAGTTGGATGAAATATTTTTAAAAACAGTTTAGTTTGTGAAATAGTCTCTTTGTCTAAAAAAAATTGTCCCTCAAATGGTTGTATCTAGCATCAATTAGTGTTAGATACATTTATTTGAGAGAAGGATAAATTTTTCCGGATGAAAGGAGTAGTTTCGCCTCAAATTTGTGCCTTTTGCCCTTCTGCCGCCGCAGCACGGCCACTGCTCCTTCCCCTTCCCCTCAACCTCCTCTCACCAACAGCAAGCGCGGCACAGCCGTGCGCGCCTAAGTCAAAGCCGCCTCGTCGTCGGCGCGGACGATGGAAACCAAACCGGAGGAGCCGAGGGTGGTGACGCTGCGGCCGGTGGAGGCCACGCCGGAGTCCTTCGCGCCCTTCGGGCAGGTCATCGCCGCCTCCCCCGACGGCGACCAGTTCGGCCCCCACGACGCCCAGCTCGACCTCAACCGCGGCATCCCTAGGTTCGATTCTCCACATCCTATTACCAACCAATCATCCTCTTCTACTCTGTACCGGACAAGATCAAAGATTCTGAATGTTTGTCCCCCTGCAGGTTCTACATCATGAGATTGGAGAGCAGGCCGCTCAGGTTCTCGACCATCACCCACCACGCCAGCGTCACGCAGTGCCTGGGCTCCATCGGCGGCCAGGACTGGTACCTCGGCGTGGCCAAGCCTTCCGTCGTGGACGAGCACGGTGGCCAGGATGGTGGCAGGGCTCCCGTGCAGTCGCCCGCCGGGCACTACTATCTGCCTCCGGATCCGTCCGAGGTCCGCGTCTTCCGGGTCCCCGGTGCCAAGTTCCTCAAGCTGCACGCCGGGACCTGGCACGCCGGGCCGCTCTTCAAGGCAGACGCCCTGGATTTCTATAACCTGGAGCTCAGCGACACCAATGTGAGTGCTCCTATGTCATTGCGCTATTACTGTACTACTAGTTCGTTATTATTACTGCATTTAGTGCATCTGGGGAACAATCATTCCATCTGGCTTCTAATTTAATTCTAGGAAGTTTTGCCTAGCTTTGCAGTTGCAGTGTCATTGTTGGTTGGAATAAAACTGAACTTATTTGTTTCGTGTGTCTTAGAGCAGTAGAGCCTGACATATCACCGGTCTTAATTTTGAAATGCAAGAGAAATCACAACACCAAGATAAGAGCTCCTTTGGAAGTACAGAGTAGCTTCTACGGTACTCccaatataagagtgtttagatcagtaaaatagtaatctaaacgctcttatattagtttacggagggagtactactgtaGACAATACTGAAGTTGCTGCCTCAATTTTCAGAAATTTCATGAGACAGTTTATAATACTACACGATTTTTTGTGCATTTTTTCACACTTTGCACACAAGCACGTCACCTAAAGTTTTACTACTAATTTCAGAGAGTTTGTCAGACAGTTCTTGACGAGTTCACAATTATGTACGCATTTCTATTATAAAGCATTCACTTAGTCCATGTGCTACTGCTACCCACAGTGGTACATTCACCCTGTCTTAAGTGAACTATTTTGAGCTGGACTTGGAAAACCGCCAACCTTTCTTATACTGCTATTGGTTGTAGAGTCGGAAGCCTATTAAAACTATTGCTGCTGCATTATTATCTTATAGAAGTGCATCATTCATCCGCTGGAGTTGGAAACCAACCTAATCTAAGTAGAGTTGAAAGCCTGATGTACTCCATCCTGATTTTTCTAATGGAAGAAATGTCGTGCACCCAATCTAAAAAAAAAGAGCTCAGATATCCTTGAGTCTTTAGATCAAACCCAGTATATTGCAAAGAATTCGGCCATGTAGTTGATTGCATCTCCAGATCTCCCTTACAAGAATTTAATCATACACATCAACTCTAAGTTTATCATCTCATCGTCTCTTTAGGGTGTGAAGTTATAAAACTATGTTACATTAACCTGGAGCTGAGCGACACTAATGTGAGTGCCGTACTGCCATATCATTGCACTATTATAAGTTCTTTACTGCATTTAGTTCGTCTGGACAACAACCGTTCCATCTGGCTTCTAATAAAATCTGAGGTAGTTTTGTCTAGCTTTGCAGTTGCAGTGTCGTTGTTAGTTATAAAACTGAACTTAATAGCACCGACCTTAATTAGGAGACTTGAGCGAAACCACAATACTAAGATAAGATTTTCTTTTGAAGTAGCTTTTATGCTACTGTAGACAATACTGAAGTTGCTGCCTCCATTTTCAGAAGTTTCATGAGGCAATTTACTGCCTGTTCGGAACCTCTCCAGTCTCGTAACTCCGCTCCTCGCGAGGAGCTCAGTTTCGGTCGCTCACAGCAATTGTGCTGGCGCTCCCTCCGCTCAGGGAGCTGCAGTTGTGGAGCGGAGAGGATCCGAACAGGGCCTTAGTTATGAACTTATGATATATGAACATTTGTGCATTTTTTACACTTTTTGACATGTTACCTAATTCTGAATTTCAGAAAGTTTGTCAGACAGTTCATGATGAGTTTGCAATTTTATGGTAGTACCTATTAGGCTATTGCACTTACAAGTCCATGTGCTATCTACAGTGGCATTCATCCTGTCTTAAGTAAACTTTTGTGATCTGGAGTTGGAAAACCGCAAGCCTTCCTTGTACTGCTATTGGTTGTAGAGTCGGAAGCCTATAAAAACTATTGCTGCTGCATTATTATCTTATATAGAAGTGCATCATTCATCCGCTGGAGTTGGAAACCAACCTATCCTAGATTGAATAGTCTAAAGTAAAGTTGAAAGCCCGATGTACTCCATCCAGAATTTTTTAATGGAAGAAATGTTGTGcacgaaggggagccttggcgcagcggtagagctgttgccttgtgaccatgaggtcacgggctCGGGTATCCTTTAGAGTTTAGATCAAGAAGCCCAGTATGTTGTATCAAAAAGAATTCGGCCACGTAGTTGATTACATCTCCCTTACCAGAAGTTTGTTATACACATCAAGTCAAGTTTCGTATCTCGTCTCTTTAGGATGTGAAATTATGAAATTATAAAAATGTGTTACTTTAACCTGGAGCTGAGCAACAGCAATGTGAGTGCCATACTGCCATGCCATTGCACTATTATAAGTTCATTACTGCATTTAGTTTGTCTGGAAAACAGTTGTTCTATCTGGCTTCTAACAAATCCGAGGTAGTTTTGTCCAGCTTTGCAGTTGCAGTGTCCTTGTTTACTAGTTATAAAACTGGACTTAATAGCAGCGACCTTAATTCGGAAATGTGAGGGAAACCACAATACTAACATAACGGTTTCGTTTGAAGGACCTTCTATGTTTCTGCTGACAATACTGAGGTTGCCGCCTCCATTTTCACAAGTTTCATGAGGCAGTTTAGTTATGATATACGGACATTTGTGTATTTTCACACTTTGCACTACCGCGTTACCTAAATTTCAGTTTCATAGAGTTTGTCAGACGGTTCATGACGAGTTTGCAATTTTGTACGCTGTCCATGTGCTACTGCTATGCACAGTGGTGCATTCATCCTTTCTTATCTTAAGTAAACTTTTGTAAGCTGCAGTTGGAAAACTACCAGCCTACCTTACCTTGGTAGTGAGTCGAAAGCCTGATAGAAGTATTGTAGAAGTGCATCACTCATCTACTGAAGTTGGAAACCAACCCGTTCCGTCCTGCCCTGTTCTGTCCTAGATTAAATAGTCTGTAAGTAGAGCTGAAAGTCTGATGTACTCCATCAAGATTTTCCTTGTGTTAAGGGTATTCAGGAACAGAGGGTGTACCAATTATACGCATCCTCACAAAAGAAAAAGTGTAACTTTTATCATCTGATCTGACCATACTTGTGGAATCTGCAGGACGTGGATCGCACCACGTACTACTTCAAGAAGCAGGACGGCGTGACCTTTGTGATCGAGGAGTGAGTGAGGCGCCGCACGTCGCGACCTGGGCGCATAAAGCCCAGCGCAGCGTGTGCCTCGCGGACGCTGTTCGTGCCACGTCTGTCCCTCTGCGTGATGAACTTCcagtgtgtatgtatgtatgtatgtatgtatgtatgtactcGCAATAATGTACTGCTACGTACTGCAAGCCATTTGTATACGTACTTATTACGTAGTACGCGTCAGCCGCTCCCTGGGCGTACCCTTATTTGAGTCGCTGTTGCTGCTGACAAGCATCATAATACCGTGCCGCGCCGGCCATGCCCCAGCGAGCGAGCGGCAGCCGGCCGCGCCGTGCACATGGGCACGGAGGCCGGCGTGAATGCGGGGCCGCCGCCGGGCCCGGGCCCTCCCGGCGCGCGACACATGGCGCGCTCCGGCGCGTCCACTCCGACGGTGGGTGCAGGCCCCGTCGGCATCCACGTCCGCCCGTCCGTCCGGCGATAGTTGGCGCGCCCGCAATGGTCAGCAGAGCAGAGCAAAGCACCCATGCCGATTACCCGGCGCCCCCGATTAATTAGCGAGGACTTTATATTAGGCGCACGGCGCGAGGTGGCGCGACGGGGGGCGCCGGACGACAAAGTGctgctagtactactagtactccccGTCCGTCGGCTCGGCCCGATCAGCTCGCCACCAGCAAGCAACCGCTCTTTTTAGTCCCCACTCGCTCCACGATCCCTCCCCCACTCCGGCCGGCCACGCGCAAAGCGAAACGCTCCCCGACTCCGGCCAAgagctccagcgccgccgccgccgaccgtcgTTCGTCCATATGGTGAGGTCCAACTCCATCGACAGCTGCTACTCCTCCATCCAGGACGTCACCTACAGGTACCTTCCGCTTCCACTTCCACTTCCGTCGACGCTTCCATTTCTCCGCCGGCGACGGGTTCATTGACCCCTCCGGTTCCTCCTGGTTCGCCGGCGGCAGCTGCGGGTACTGCGGCTACGCGCTGAACCTGAGCTCGGCGGCGCGGAACACGGCCAACATCGGCTCCAAGTACGGcaagcagatcaggaagaagggcaTCGTGGCCTTCGTCGCCGTCGACGAGACGCGCTTCACGCAGGCCGACGAGGTCACCTGCGCGCCCCGCCTCCGCCCCTGGACCTGGCGCCTCTTCCGGCGGAGGTCGCGCCTGCTCTGCGGCAAGTGCGGCGGCCGCATCGGCGCCGCCTACGAggtcgacgaggaggacgaggacccCGCCGGCCTCTCCGCGTGCGGCGgctcggacgacgacgacgacgacctgcGGACGAGCCCGGGCGATGATGTCGGCGCGTCCAGAAGGAGGAACTACCTGATCAGGATCGGCGCGCTGCAGCCCTCGACGGACGATCCTCCTCCTGCCGATCCCTTCTCTCTATGATATGATATGATATTGATATGACACACCGCTGCTGAATTTTGTTCCTTTGTTCATAGTGGAAGACGACCCGAGAGCTTGATGTGTGTAAGTTGATCCTGCTATAGTTTTTGTGTCCTGGTAATGGAGTGAGCCATGGTTGCAATTTTGAGCCACCTAGTATTTGTCAATGGCTTAATTCTAGCTTTCTGTGTGGGTTTTTGCTCTCTTGATATCTAAATTATGGGTTCTGTTTTGATTATCCACAGATAAATATATTTCAGTTTGTCATCACTGATTCCATAAGCTGGCTGACAAGATGAATTCATGTGATGGAGCATTGTTATGTTTATTATCACCATCAGTTCTTGTATGCAGCCAACTCGCTGCGAATTCCGAATTGGAGCACAACATTAAGGTTTGCAGTCAAGGCTCCAGGTAAGTCCATGCAAGTAGCACCTCAGTTAGTAAGTTGGATTACATGGTGAGAAACACCATTTTTCTGATCCAAGAATTTGTATATGCAAAATgccagttactccctccgtcccacaatgtaagacgtttttgcaagttAAACAAGCttgaaaaacgtcttacattatgggacggatggagtatttTCTTTCTATGCAGTGAGTAAATCTGGAAATTATACTTCTCAAATAATCACTATATCATATACAAGGAGCTCTTTTAGCTGCAGTAGTACAAATGTCAGTTTCCCCTATTATCTAAGATACATACATTTTCAATAGAGATAACTGAATAAAATGTTGTGATGATCAAATCAAACAAAAAAAGAATGtgaaaaacggtgaatatgatttTTGTAGTTTACACTATCATTTTCTGCTTCAAGTGGCTATTGAGTAGGCATCGGTGTGTCCTTCAAGAAGTGTCTGAATAGTATTAGTGCTTGTCGAGGCCGGTGCAGAGGTACCTCATGCCCTGCGCCTGCTACGGTAACGAGGGTTAGTCCTTTGTAAACTTGACTCCAACCTCCAACCTGCAAAACAAAGAGGATTATTGATATAGATCGAAACTGGTCTTTCTGGGACAGAATTTTCTCGATTTAGTGAATAGCCATTTCAGTGAACCCACCTTTCCATGGTCATACCAAGGGTACCAATTCATCAGCGTTGGCAGCTTCAAAGCGCTTATGGAATATCTTGTTGCGGTTACAGGAACAACAGCATCTGTATCCCCACTGCAGAAAGGTAAAATGCATGGTCAGTCATTATCCATGAGGTCAACATTATACAAACAGATTGTTTTGCAGCAGCTAGAAATCATTTCAGAATGTGATATTTTTGTTCCTTCCCTTAAGGGGCAATACTAAAAATGTATGGAGAAGATCTATACAGACAAGCCGATATCAATATAAAGTGGTAGTTAGATACTGCAGTCAGCCATGCAGAACACACAAAAATAATTCCCTAACCCAGAAACAAGTTGGACTCCGTGTTAAACTGACAAAAACATATACTCGGTCATGAGGAATATAAGAAATCTGAAACAAGCAAGTGCTGGGCCTTCTGGCACTTACCTGAATACCCATATCTTGATACCTGCTGCAATTAACTCATGGTAGATAGGAAGCATAGATCTGGGGGAATCCGCCCAATACGATCCGACAATATCACTGCAATAAATAGGCAAATGAGTATATATATGCTTAAGAAAGGAACAGAACTTTAAGGTGTATTTTTCAGCTAAAACGATTTAAACCTGCAAGTTTTCCAAGGGTATTTAATTCCAGTTGTGTTAGCGTGTAACGCCGCCTGCACTTCTGGCAGATTGTAGTATATATTTGAATATCTTTCGGTGCAAGGATCATAAGCTCTGGACAACCAAGGCTGTAAAAAGTATCATCAGCTTAAATATATAGACGAACAATACAATCAAAGAATATCTAGTTCTACGACATACATCTATTCAATCAAGTGAAAATAACAATCCTAGGTAGATAAATAAGAATCAGAAATCAAACAAATAGTTCTAAGGCAATGCAAATTACTGTAGCAAATTGAATAAGCATCACGTTTCATGTCAGCATTCATGTATATCTGATCTAAAATACTTGGTACCACTATCGAAATTCAAGCAGTGTTAAATGCCACAGTTGCATGGAAGTGCATGCACTCTGTACAACACACAAAACAGAACCTTCTAAAAAACGCAAAACCACCTGATCGAACGTAATCGCCAAAATATAAATTTCCTCAACAGACAATTTATTGATTGCACCCATTACTTCAATTTATCAGACATTTGGTTTCTATATATTGGACCAATTGGACCCTCCTCAGCAGAGAACTACACTGAGCTGAACTACATTGCTCCTTATTCAGTCTAAAATGGCGGTCAACCTATTGGGCTGATATTAAATCAATTCAGTTCGTCTACCCAGTTTAGCATCTACCCTGTTGGGCTGATGTTTAACCAGCATTTTGTTATTGACATTGCACTCCTGCCTGCCCATAGAATCCATAGTCCAGTGTATTTTCAATGTAAGAACGGGAAATTTAAAAGTTCTAGACAGTTATAAATTTTTTAGAAA is from Triticum aestivum cultivar Chinese Spring chromosome 3A, IWGSC CS RefSeq v2.1, whole genome shotgun sequence and encodes:
- the LOC123062497 gene encoding uncharacterized protein; this translates as METKPEEPRVVTLRPVEATPESFAPFGQVIAASPDGDQFGPHDAQLDLNRGIPRFYIMRLESRPLRFSTITHHASVTQCLGSIGGQDWYLGVAKPSVVDEHGGQDGGRAPVQSPAGHYYLPPDPSEVRVFRVPGAKFLKLHAGTWHAGPLFKADALDFYNLELSDTNDVDRTTYYFKKQDGVTFVIEE
- the LOC123062499 gene encoding uncharacterized protein At4g08330, chloroplastic; this encodes MVRSNSIDSCYSSIQDVTYSCGYCGYALNLSSAARNTANIGSKYGKQIRKKGIVAFVAVDETRFTQADEVTCAPRLRPWTWRLFRRRSRLLCGKCGGRIGAAYEVDEEDEDPAGLSACGGSDDDDDDLRTSPGDDVGASRRRNYLIRIGALQPSTDDPPPADPFSL